The Acropora muricata isolate sample 2 chromosome 4, ASM3666990v1, whole genome shotgun sequence genome contains the following window.
acattcattaaaacgagtttccttccatgttaactgaagaaaagaaaagttgaaattcttgtgctgactgttttttcCTCGACGaaaacaatcagaggacaaatatcgacgctggcgggggttattgcgtgataactgtccggcgatttagaccacgtgacgtaaagtagccaataaaattatgtgaaaattaatgggtgggttataattgTGAATAACCGACGACACACAGCCTGATTTTTAAATCACATATTAAAATAAGTGTAATAAATCTTCATCCAAACTCTGGTTCTTATCAGTGATTCCTCCGTAACGCGTAAACACTAAACGGCCCAAGAATACTTCTAACTAATGAAAGTGGCCCAAGAAAACTTCAAAAGACTAAAAGGATAAACACAACTGACAATCCCAAAAAATAAGGACAAAACAACGTGATGTTTATACGGTAAAGATAAGGAATTTTAAGTGTTAATGAAACCGACAATAAACGTACAAAGTTCTTTCGAAACAAAGCCTTGACGAATGCATAGAAAACTGTGCGTAGCTCTTGAAGCAAAATATTCTCAAAACTTATTCAAGACGCCTTCACTTTGCAGAAGTTGTTAATCTAGACTGAGGTTTCAACCATTGAAGTAGAACGTCATCGAAAAAATGCGCATTGACCACGTAACCATTACGGTATATTCTCGAAAAAAATCGTTGCTATTGCACGCTCATGAAATTCCGACGATATAAACCGAAGCAAACCACCGAACAGCCATCAGAAGACTTCGGAGAAGATCCATTCAAAATCGGCTTCTCTCCCTTTGCGAGGCAGTAGCCATAAAAAGAAGCAACTACGTGTGTCTTCAGTTTATTAATAGTTAAAGGACATCATTTCCCAAGAACATTAAAATTCGGGGGAAGCCTTAGGGAAGGTTTTTCTAGTTTACCGATATCATCCTGTTTGTGTTGACATTAGGTAATTTTCTCATGTTGAACCGTACTCTTGTAGAGTCGTCAATCTTTGTGTTTTGCTGATTTCGTTTCGTTTCCGTTGTGGTGAAGACTCTAACCCTTGCCGATGGCCTTATGAAGCCAAAGCACTTGACGATCCCTCGAAAGACCTGCCTTAAGTTCAGGTTTTCACCGTATATTCCGTATAGTATGGGATCTAATGCCGAGTTCACCAAGGTGAGAAATTGGGAGCTCCTCCAAAAATGCTTTTCATGCCAGAGATGAAAATACATCAGCATTCGAAATATCATGAAAGGCGACCAACAGATCACAAACGCTAGAGTCAATGCCGTCAATGTCTTAGCTACCTTGCGATGCCTGCATTTCAGTTTTGTGTTCAGACAGCTTTTCCCTGGAAAACATTGTGCTCTGGAACGCAGAGTGCGAAAAATAGTGAACTGGGCGTACAGCATGTAGATCAAAggaataatgaaaaaacaaacgaCGTGGATACCGTAGTAGATTTGTCTCTCTAGGTCTCCAAACGGCTCATTACTGCAGACTGCCTTGCCACTTTCTTTTTCTCTGACGATTCTATACGCGTGTAGCAAGGGCGACCCAAAGGCCAGGCTTATAACCCAGAGGGAGATTACCTTTTTCGAAGCACTAACTGAGTCGATGAATCTAGCGTTGAAAGGATCCACTACTGCTTTTACTCTCTCGTAGCTAATGACAAGTGTCATGATTGATGTGTTCCAGCAGGCAAGGACAAAAAAACGCTGTATTTTGCATGAAACTTGGCCGCCTATCCAGTTCCATAAAATGCTGATTGCTTCTAAAATGGTCAACAAAACGAACGTCAAGTCGGCCACGGCTAAATTAGTTATGAACCATTTCAACGAGGAAGCTCTCCTTCGATAGACAACGCGAAAGCTACGAAATAAAAACAGGATCCGAATATCATCAATGGCAATGAAATTCCTTCGAAAGGTTTCTGCATGATTTTATGCCGCTGTAAGGAGGTTCTTTCCTGGGTCTGTTCAATGAGAACTTGTCTGCTTAGGCGTTCGAGTAAATTCTCTTCGTATTGAATCGAATCCTTGTGGCATAAGCTTCCCCCTTGAAGAGAAGCCGAAAGAGAAGAGTGTCGTTACTGTCTCAGTTGAGCACGAAATTGTCTGCCAGCGTAGACATTCAACTAAATTATGTTCGTATTGAAACTAATCCTTTCGTCATTAGCTTGAACGCTCAAGTTGATGGACTGCCAcgaagaagttttttttttattatagtgAAGCTGTCAAGAAAATACACTTCATCTTCTTTTCGTAGACGGGAGTATGACAGCTTGTGGGTTatgttttaatatatttttattgcgCTGAATATAGGTGATCGCAATGTAAATTGCACCGTAAATTGCAGGTGATTGCATTTTAAGTTGAACTGGATAGATGACTATACGTTATAGATAAACGGCACAGAGTTTCTATCGACGTCATCTCGTCAGATTTGAAATATGTACCTTCCGGTGTCCCACAAGGCTCCAAAATTGGTCtcattttatttgttatctATATTAATGACATCGGATCAGAGCCATCTTCTGACACCTCATTACCCCTCCGTGCCGGTGACGCAAACTGCAACTGAGTTACATGAAGTCAACTGGATCGAGACATACCATCAACCTTATATCAGTCGAATGAGACCTAGGCCcagttgttgttttaattgttttttatttacccttaaagttaaattttttcacaagattaaggtttaaggaaaaggaATTTGTAAtgtataaccttattgggccacaattttttGTTAAACCCTcttttagcggtaaataaagagtaattaaaatttacgacaacgtaggattagcttaatcgcgCTTTGAACAACTGACACTTGGGTATGAAGTTTAACACTAAGAAATGAAAACATCTCTGCATCACCAACAAATGAAACAGATTAGAAACCACTTACAGCCTTGGAATCGAACATATTTCATGGTTAACAGAAGAAAAGACTTAGGGGTTAATAAGCCACAATCTATCCTGGCATAATCATACCATGGCCAACATGGCCGAAGTAAACATCGCAAATAAAGTCCTACTTTGATCAAAACAATATG
Protein-coding sequences here:
- the LOC136915624 gene encoding substance-K receptor-like, with protein sequence NHAETFRRNFIAIDDIRILFLFRSFRVVYRRRASSLKWFITNLAVADLTFVLLTILEAISILWNWIGGQVSCKIQRFFVLACWNTSIMTLVISYERVKAVVDPFNARFIDSVSASKKVISLWVISLAFGSPLLHAYRIVREKESGKAVCSNEPFGDLERQIYYGIHVVCFFIIPLIYMLYAQFTIFRTLRSRAQCFPGKSCLNTKLKCRHRKVAKTLTALTLAFVICWSPFMIFRMLMYFHLWHEKHFWRSSQFLTLVNSALDPILYGIYGENLNLRQVFRGIVKCFGFIRPSARVRVFTTTETKRNQQNTKIDDSTRVRFNMRKLPNVNTNRMISVN